In a genomic window of Piliocolobus tephrosceles isolate RC106 chromosome 1, ASM277652v3, whole genome shotgun sequence:
- the CNTN2 gene encoding contactin-2 — MGTATRRKPHLLLVAAVALVSSSVCTSAVGSPTTFGPVFEDQPLSVLFPEESTEEQVLLACRARASPPATYRWKMNGTEMKLEPGSRHQLVGGNLVIMNPTKAQDAGVYQCLASNPVGTVVSREAILRFGFLQEFSKEERDPVKTHEGWGVMLPCNPPAHYPGLSYRWLLNEFPNFIPTDGRHFVSQTTGNLYIARTNASDLGNYSCLATSHMDFSTKSVFSKFAQLNLAAEDTRLFAPSIKARFPAETYALVGQQVTLECFAFGNPVPRIKWRKVDGSLSPQWTTAEPTLQIPSVSFEDEGTYECEAENSKGRDTVQGRIIVQAQPEWLKVISDTEADIGSNLRWGCAAAGKPRPTVRWLRNGEPLASQNRVEVLAGDLRFSKLSLEDSGMYQCVAENKHGTIYASAELAVQALAPDFRLNPVRRLIPAARGGEIVIPCQPRAAPKAVVLWSKGTEILVNSSRVTVTPDGTLIIRNISRSDEGKYTCFAENFMGKANSTGILSVRDATKITLAPSSADINLGDNLTLQCHASHDPTMDLTFTWTLDDFPINFDKPGGHYRRTNVKETIGDLTILNAQLRHGGKYTCMAQTVVDSASKEATVLVRGPPGPPGGVVVRDIGDTTIQLSWSRGFDNHSPIAKYTLQARTPPAGKWKQVRTNPANIEGNAETAQVLGLTPWMDYEFRVIASNILGTGEPSGPSSKIRTKEAAPSVAPSGLSGGGGAPGELIVNWTPMSREYQNGDGFGYLLSFRRQGSTHWQTARVPGADAQYFVYSNESVRPYTPFEVKIRSYNRRGEGPESLTALVYSAEEEPRVAPTKVWAKGVSSSEMNVTWEPVQQDVNGILLGYEIRYWKAGDKEAAADRVRTAGLDSSARVSGLHPNTKYHVTVRAYNRAGTGPASPSANATTMKPPPQRPPGNISWTFSSSSLSIKWDPVVPFRNESAVTGYKMLYQNDLHLTPTLHLTSKNWIEIPVPEDIGHALVQIRTTGPGGDGIPAEVHIVRNGGTSMMVENLAVRPAPHPGAIVSHSVAMLILIGSLEL; from the exons ATGGGGACAGCCACCAGGAGGAAGCCACACCTGCTGCTGGTAGCTGCTGTGGCCCTTGTCTCCTCTTCAG TTTGCACTTCAGCCGTGGGATCTCCAACCACCTTTGGGCCTGTCTTTGAAGACCAACCCCTCAGTGTGCTATTCCCAGAGGAGTCCACGGAGGAGCAGGTGTTGCTGGCATGCCGCGCCCGGGCCAGCCCTCCAGCCACCTATCG GTGGAAGATGAATGGCACCGAGATGAAGCTGGAGCCAGGTTCCCGTCACCAACTGGTGGGGGGCAACCTGGTCATCATGAACCCCACCAAGGCACAGGATGCCGGGGTCTACCAGTGCCTGGCCTCCAACCCAGTGGGCACCGTTGTCAGCAGGGAGGCCATCCTCCGCTTCGGCT TTCTGCAGGAATTCTCCAAGGAGGAGCGAGACCCAGTGAAAACTCATGAAGGCTGGGGGGTGATGTTGCCCTGTAACCCACCTGCCCACTACCCAG GCTTGTCCTACCGCTGGCTCCTCAATGAGTTCCCCAACTTCATCCCGACGGACGGGCGTCACTTCGTATCCCAGACCACAGGGAATCTGTACATTGCCCGAACCAATGCCTCAGACCTGGGCAACTACTCCTGTTTGGCCACCAGCCATATGGACTTCTCCACCAAGAGCGTCTTCAGCAAATTTGCTCAGCTCAACTTGGCTGCTGAAG ATACCCGGCTCTTTGCACCCAGCATCAAGGCCCGGTTCCCAGCAGAGACCTATGCACTGGTGGGGCAGCAGGTCACCCTGGAGTGCTTCGCCTTTGGGAA CCCTGTACCCCGGATCAAGTGGCGCAAAGTGGACGGCTCCCTGTCCCCACAGTGGACCACAGCTGAGCCCACCCTGCAGATCCCCAGCGTCAGCTTTGAGGATGAGGGCACCTACGAGTGTGAGGCGGAGAACTCCAAGGGCCGAGACACCGTGCAGGGCCGTATCATCGTGCAGG CTCAGCCGGAGTGGCTAAAAGTGATCTCGGACACAGAGGCTGACATTGGCTCCAACCTGCGTTGGGGCTGTGCAGCCGCCGGCAAGCCCCGGCCTACGGTGCGCTGGCTGCGGAACGGGGAGCCTCTGGCCTCCCAG AACCGGGTGGAGGTGTTGGCCGGGGACCTGCGGTTCTCCAAGCTGAGCCTGGAGGACTCGGGCATGTACCAGTGTGTGGCAGAGAATAAGCACGGTACCATCTACGCCAGTGCCGAGCTAGCCGTGCAAG CACTCGCCCCTGACTTCAGGCTGAATCCTGTGAGGCGTCTGATCCCTGCAGCCCGCGGGGGAGAGATCGTTATCCCCTGCCAGCCCCGGGCAGCTCCAAAGGCCGTGGTGCTCTGGAGCAAAGGCACGGAGATTTTGGTCAACAGCAGCAG AGTGACTGTAACTCCAGATGGCACCTTGATCATAAGAAACATCAGTCGGTCAGATGAAGGCAAATACACCTGCTTTGCTGAGAACTTCATGGGCAAAGCCAACAGCACTGGAATCCTGTCTGTGCGAG ATGCAACCAAGATCACCCTAGCCCCCTCGAGTGCTGACATCAACTTGGGTGACAACCTGACCCTACAGTGCCATGCCTCCCACGACCCCACCATGGACCTCACCTTCACCTGGACCCTGGACGACTTCCCCATCAACTTTGATAAGCCCGGAGGGCACTATCGGAGAACCAATGTG AAGGAGACCATTGGGGATCTGACCATCCTGAATGCCCAGCTGCGCCATGGGGGGAAGTACACGTGCATGGCCCAGACGGTGGTGGACAGCGCATCCAAGGAGGCCACAGTCCTGGTCCGAG GTCCGCCAGGTCCCCCAGGAGGCGTGGTGGTGAGGGACATTGGCGACACCACCATCCAGCTCAGCTGGAGCCGTGGCTTCGACAACCACAGTCCCATCGCTAAGTACACCCTGCAAGCTCGCACTCCACCTGCAGGGAAGTGGAAGCAGGTTCGGACCA ATCCTGCAAACATCGAGGGCAATGCCGAGACTGCACAGGTGCTGGGCCTCACCCCCTGGATGGACTACGAGTTCCGAGTCATAGCCAGCAACATTCTGGGCACTGGGGAGCCTAGTGGGCCCTCCAGCAAAATCCGGACCAAGGAAGCAG CCCCCTCGGTGGCACCCTCAGGACTCAGCGGAGGAGGTGGAGCCCCCGGAGAGCTCATCGTCAACTGGACG CCCATGTCACGGGAGTACCAGAACGGAGACGGCTTCGGCTACCTGCTGTCCTTCCGCAGGCAGGGCAGCACTCACTGGCAGACCGCCCGGGTGCCCGGCGCCGATGCCCAGTACTTCGTCTACAGCAACGAGAGCGTCCGGCCCTACACACCCTTTGAGGTCAAGATCCGCAGCTACAACCGCCGCGGGGAGGGGCCGGAGAGCCTCACTGCACTCGTGTACTCCGCGGAGGAAG AGCCCAGGGTGGCCCCTACCAAGGTCTGGGCCAAAGGGGTCTCATCCTCAGAGATGAACGTGACCTGGGAACCCGTGCAGCAGGACGTGAATGGTATCCTCCTGGGGTATGAG ATCCGCTACTGGAAAGCTGGGGACAAAGAAGCAGCCGCGGACCGAGTGAGGACAGCAGGGCTGGACAGCAGTGCCCGAGTCAGCGGCCTGCACCCCAACACCAAGTACCATGTGACTGTGAGGGCCTACAACCGGGCTGGCACTGGGCCTGCCAGCCCTTCTGCCAATGCCACAACCATGAAACCCC CTCCGCAGCGACCTCCTGGCAACATCTCCTGGACTTTCTCAAGCTCCAGTCTTAGCATTAAGTGGGACCCTGTGGTCCCTTTCCGAAATGAGTCTGCAGTCACCGGCTATAAG ATGCTGTACCAGAATGACTTACACCTGACTCCCACACTCCACCTCACCAGCAAGAACTGGATAGAAATCCCAGTGCCTGAAGACATTGGCCATGCCCTGGTACAAATTCGGACCACAGGGCCTGGAGGGGATGGGATCCCTGCAGAAGTCCACATCGTGAGGAATGGAG GCACAAGCATGATGGTGGAGAACCTGGCAGTCcgcccagcaccacaccctggCGCCATCGTTTCCCACTCCGTGGCGATGCTCATCCTCATAGGCTCCCTGGAGCTCTGA
- the TMEM81 gene encoding transmembrane protein 81, which translates to MKILATSFALGSLGLAFYLPLVVTTPKTLAIPEKLQEAVGKVIISATTCTVTCGLGYKEETVCEVGPDGVRRKCQTQRLECLTNWICGMLHFTILIGKEFELSCLSSDVLEIGQEAFRFTWRLARGIISTDDEVFKPFRANSHFVKFKYAQEYDSGTYRCDVQLLKNLRLVKRLYFGLRVLPPNLVNLNFHQSLTEDQKLVDEGLEVNLDSYSKPPHPKWKKKVASALGIGIASGVVGGVLVRIVLCVLRGGLQQ; encoded by the coding sequence ATGAAGATTTTGGCCACTAGTTTTGCCCTTGGGAGCCTGGGGTTGGCCTTCTACCTGCCTTTGGTGGTGACTACACCTAAAACACTGGCCATCCCTGAGAAGCTGCAGGAAGCTGTGGGGAAAGTTATCATCAGTGCTACAACCTGTACGGTCACCTGTGGCCTTGGCTATAAGGAGGAGACCGTCTGTGAGGTGGGCCCTGATGGAGTGAGAAGGAAATGTCAGACTCAGCGCTTGGAATGTCTGACCAACTGGATCTGTGGGATGCTCCATTTCACCATTCTCATTGGCAAGGAATTTGAGCTTAGCTGTCTGAGTTCAGACGTCCTGGAGATTGGACAGGAAGCTTTCCGGTTCACCTGGAGACTTGCTCGAGGTATCATCTCCACTGACGATGAGGTCTTCAAACCCTTCCGAGCCAACTCTCACTTTGTGAAGTTTAAATATGCTCAGGAGTATGACTCTGGGACATACCGATGTGATGTGCAGCTATTAAAAAACTTGAGACTTGTCAAGAGGCTCTATTTTGGGCTGAGGGTTCTTCCTCCTAACTTGGTGAACCTGAATTTCCATCAGTCACTTACTGAAGATCAGAAGTTAGTAGATGAGGGATTGGAAGTTAATCTGGACAGCTACTCCAAGCCTCCCCACCCAAAGTGGAAAAAGAAGGTGGCGTCAGCCTTGGGGATAGGAATTGCCAGTGGAGTGGTTGGTGGTGTGTTAGTGAGGATTGTCCTCTGTGTGCTGAGGGGGGGCCTGCAGCAGTGA